The following nucleotide sequence is from Paeniglutamicibacter kerguelensis.
ATCCGAGTACGGGCCAGGGGCCGTGTGGGCGGCGGTGAGTCACGGGGATGTCATCAAGTCAGTGCTCGCCGACGCGCTCGGCATGCACCTTGACCTGTTCCAGCGAATCAATGTGAGCCCAGCCTCCGTATCGATCGTGCACTACGGCATTAATCGGCCGACCGTCTACGCAACCAACACCGACGCTGGGGATCTGTCGTGGCTGTCGAAAAGTATCCACACTGGCGATGCACCGGTGGGCGGCGGGGCAGGGCAAGAAGCGCCACGAACCTCTGAAGCCTAAGATACTTATATGCCTACACGTGTTCATGAATTTATCTGGCCGGATCGGGTCGTCGTTGGCACCCTTGGTCTTCCGGGGGCGCGCACGTTCTACCTGCAGGTGCGCGCAGGGACGCAGATTGTCAGTATTGCCATGGAGAAGCAGCAGTCGGCTCTGCTCGCCGAGATGATCGACGAAATTCTTGACCAGCTCATCGCTCTAGAGGGCAACCCCTTCAGCGTTCCCACGGGTACTCCCCGTGAACTCGTCGACAATGACCAGCTCGAGGCCGTTCAGGAGCAGTTTCGGACCGGATCCATGAGCCTGGGTTGGGACCCCACGACGGCGCAGGTCGTCATTGAGGCCTACCCGATCACTGACATCGCTGCCGACGATGACGTCGAATCGGTTGACGAGATTGACCCTACCGCGACCGAAATGTTGCTGGTAAAAATGCCGGTCGGCTCAGCCCGGGCATTTGCCAAGCGCACCCGTGAGGTCGTCGGCGCCGGGCGTCCGATGTGCCCGCTCTGCGGTTACCCCATAGACGCCGACGGGCACACCTGCACCGTTCCCGAGGTCTGATGCCAGCGCCGGACCTAGTGTGCGCCGAGCTGACGCTCACCGGCCGCATCACGACCGCTTCAAACGCTACATTCCTGGGCAGCATCGACGACGTGGTGGTCGTCTACAAGCCGATAGCAGGCGAACATCCGCTGTGGGATTTTCCCAACGGCACCCTGGCTCACCGGGAGCTGGCCGCCTATCTGGTCTCGCAGGTCTTGGGCTGGAACGTTGTGCCGCACACCTGGCTGCGCGATGGTCCGCTGGGCGAGGGAATGGTGCAACTCTGGCAGGAGCAAGACCCGACCCAGAATGCCGTGGATCTGGTCGCGACGGACGATGTTCCGGAGACGGGCTGGAAGCACGTTCTCGAGGGTCAAGATGAGAACGGACGGACAGTCAACCTCATTCACGAAGACTCGCCAGCACTCAGACACATGGCCGTGTTCGACGCGATCGTGAACAATGCCGACCGCAAAGGCAACCATATTCTTGCCATGACGGACGGACACCGGTACGGAGTGGATCATGGGCTCACCTTTCACAATGACAACAAGCTGCGAACGGTGTTGTGGGGGTGGCTGGGTGACGCCCTGACCGCCGAGGAAGAAGAAGGCATAGACCGTGTCAATGAAGGACTGCACGGTCAGCTGGGCCGAAACCTGGCGGGCTTGCTCAGCGCCGAAGAAATCGCATCGCTTGCCGCGCGCTGCTCCCGGTTGCGCCTAGCAGGTCGTTTTCCTGCTCCTAGCGGTGAGATGCCTGCGGTGCCCTGGCCGCTGTTCTGAGGGAATTACGTCTGCTGGCTTCGCGGCCTGTGTCACGACGAGTCGCCCTCTGCCCATACCCGCAGAGCGGATCCAACGCCCGGCAAGAACGGTGCCTTTGGTTCCTTGAACGACTTTGATTGCGGCCACAAGTTTGGTCATTCTTTCGTTAGACAGCAAAATGCTGGCTGGCTGCATTGAGGTGGCAGCCGCTCGTAAAAAACGCATGGCCGCCAAGAACACGAGTTCTTGGCGGCCATCGCAAAGGTTAGAAGTCGGTCAGGACCTAAACGTTGAAGCGGAACTCCACGACGTCGCCGTCCTTCATGATGTATTCCTTGCCCTCGATGCGGGCCTTGCCGGCGGCCTTGGCCGCGGACATGGAACCGGCGTCGACCAGGTCGTCGAACGCGACAACCTCGGCCTTGATGAAGCCGCGCTGGAAGTCGGTGTGGATGACACCTGCCGCCTGCGGGGCGGTCCAGCCCTTGTGGATGGTCCAGGCACGGGTTTCCTTCGGGCCTGCGGTCAGGTAGGTCTGCAGGCCGAGGGTGTCGAAACCGACGCGTGCCAGCTTGTCCAGGCCCGACTCGGTGTAGCCGGCGTCCTCGAGCATCTCTTCGGCTTCTTCTTCGGTCAGCTCCGAGAGTTCGGATTCGAACTGCGCGTCGAGGAAAATTGCCTCGGCCGGGGCAACCAGTGCGGAAAGCTCTTCCTGCATTGCGGTGTTGGCCAGGCCCTCTTCATCGGTGTTGAACACGTAGATGAACGGCTTGGTGGTCATCAGCTGCAACGGGGCCAGCTCTTCGATGTCGATGCCTGCGGCCTTGCCGGAAGCGTAGAGGGTGTTGCCCTCTTCGAGAACCTTCTGCGCGGCCTTGACCAGTTCGATGAACGAGGCTTCGACCTTCTTGGTCCGCAGTTCCTTTTCGAGGCGCGGCAGCTGGTTTTCGATGGTCTGCAGGTCGGCAAGGATCAGCTCGGTGGCGATCGTCTCGATGTCCGAGGCCGGATCGATCTTGCCGTCGACGTGGATCACGTCGGGGTCCGAGAAAGCGCGCGTCACCTGGCAGATGGCCTCGGCTTCGCGGATGTTGGCCAGGAACTTGTTGCCCAGCCCTTCACCCTCGGAGGCACCCTTGACGATGCCGGCGATGTCCACGAAGGACACGGTTGCCGGAAGGATGCGCTCGGAGCCGAAGATCCCGGCGAGCACCTTCAGGCGTGCATCAGGCAACGGCACGACACCCACGTTGGGTTCGATGGTTGCGAACGGGTAGTTGGCCGCGAGGACCTGGGCGCGGGTAAGCGCGTTGAACATTGTTGACTTGCCGACATTGGGCAGTCCGACGATTCCGATTGTAAGAGCCACGGGAATAGAGTCTACCGTCCCGATCCTGCCTGCGCTTCCTGCACCGCCGGCAGCCCGCGGCATCGCTGCCCGAAATGAGCAAAGCCATGGCGCTGACCCACGCATTCGTGGATCAACGCCATGGCTTGTGTGCGGCGCCTGTGTGCGCCGTCGAGGGACTAGCTGCTGATGTCCGACTTCACGATGCGCCCGCCGAGGCCGCGCGAATCATCGCCGGCTTCCTTGAGCTTGGCGCGGATTTCCTTGGGCAGCGAGAACAGGATGTCCTCCTCCGCGGTGGTGACTTCCTCCACGTTTGCGAAGCCGTACTCGGCCAGCAGCGACAGCACGTCGCGGACCAGGACCTCGGGCACCGAGGCGCCGGAGGTCACACCCACGCTGGAGACGCCCTCGAACCAAGACTCGTCGACCTCCGAGGCGTAGTCCACGCGGTAGGCGGCGGAGGCGCCGTACTCGAGGGCGACCTCGACCAGGCGCACCGAGTTCGAGGAGTTCGAGGAACCCACGACGATGACTAGCTCGGCCTGCGGGGCGATGGCCTTGATGGCCGCTTGGCGGTTGGTGGTCGCGTAGCAGATGTCATCGCTCGGAGGATCCTGCAGGTTCGGGAAGCGGGCGCGCAGGCGGCGGACGGTTTCCATGGTCTCGTCGACGCTCAAAGTGGTCTGTGAGAGCCAGATGAGCTTGTCCGGGTTTTTCACCTGGACGGTGTCGGCTTCCTCGGGGTTGTTCACGATGGTGGTCACCTCCGGCGCCTCGCCGTAGGTGCCCTCGACCTCTTCGTGCCCCTCGTGGCCCACCAGCAGGATTTCGTAGTCCTCACGGGCGAAGCGCACCGCTTCCTTGTGGACCTTGGTCACCAGCGGGCAGGTGGCGTCGATAGTGCGCAGGCCGCGGTCGGCCGCGGACTTGACCACTGCCGGGGATACTCCGTGGGCTGAGAAGACCACCAGCGCGCCCTCGGGAACTTCCTCGTTTTCCTCCACGAAGATGGCACCGCGGGCCTCAAGGGTGGAAACCACGTGCAGGTTGTGCACGATCTGCTTGCGCACGTACACCGGGGCACCGTAGTGCTCAAGGGCCTTTTCCACGGCGATGACCGCGCGGTCCACACCGGCGCAGTAGCCGCGCGGGGCGGCAAGGTAGACCTTGCGTTCGCCGGTGACGGGCGCAGCGGCGGCAATTTCTGCCGGGGTGCGACGGGTGCGCGGGATGACGGGCATCGGAAGTGAGACCGGAGCGGTGGAACTGGTAGCCATGTAACAAGTCTACGTTCGGGGGCAAATTGGTTGGCGCGCGTGCCCGCCGATTCCGCCGCTAGCCGAGCGCGATCGGGTTTTCGCGCCGCCAGATCCAGGTTCCGAGCGCCGCAAGCAGGGCAACGACCCCGCCGACGATCAACGCATTGCTGATGTTCTGCAGCTCGGCCCGCGCCCCGGTGGCCAATTGGTCGACCACAAGCTGGGTGAGTTCGGAGCCCTCCACCGGCAGCCCGGACAGGCGCGATCCGAAGATGATGAGCACCGCCGCGAGCAGCAGGGCCGCTCCCCCGGTGACAACCAGCACCCTGCCGCGGAACCCGCGCGGAGCCAGGAGCAGCGCCCCGGCCAGCAGCACGGCCGCCGCGGCAAGCAGCCAACCCCAGGCCGCGGCGAATGCGAGCCAGCGGTTCGCCTCGCTGGCGGACAGCGTGTCCGCCGTCGGCCAGTTGGTGTCTACCATCACCGGGGGCACCTCGATGGTTTGCGGCAACAGCCGGCCCAGCACGGATCCCTCCAGCGAGGCGTGAAGTGTGCCGTAGGCGGCGGTGATCAGCGGCGCCAGGTCAAACTTCAGGGTCACTTCTTCCATGCCGGTTTCGGCGGCCGTCTCCAGCTCCACCGCGTAGGTCCGGCGCGTGTTTTCGATGGTGGTGTCCCACGCCGCGGCGAATCCCGGGTCGCTGAGCAGCGCGGCGCTGCTCTTGGTGATCGCCGTTTCAAGCACGCCCTGCAGTGCCCGCGGGATCGGCACCTTGTTGGTGATTTGGGTGGTCAGTGCCGCGCCGAGTTCGCTCGGCAGGATTGCGCGCAGCTGCTCGTTTTCGGCAAGCGGGCCCATGATGCGCTGGAGCGGTTCGGGGGTGTTGATGATCTGGTTGGCGGTGCGGGCACCGAGCCCCAGGCCCGCGGCGAGCACCGCGAGGACTGCCAACACGATGGCGATGGTTTTGCTGACCGTAGCGGGCATCAGGACTCCAACGGTAGAGGTCGGCGGGGTGCCAACCCGTGATTTGTCCCATGTTACTGGTATCAATGAGTTTGGTGTAGTTTCGATATCCGGCACCAAGGAAGGCGTTTCCCCACGTGGAGCAAGCACAAGAAGGACAAGGTTCGCTGCCGCGCACCGCGGCTGCGACAAGCCCGGAGAACCCCTGGCCGCTGCGGGTCCTGTCGGAGAAGTTGAAGGCGCACATCGAGAACTCCCCGGAGTCATGGGTGGAGGGCCAGCTGCTGGAGGCCAACGTCCGCAACGGCCACGCCTACCTGGTGATGCGCGACGTCGACGTCGACTACTCGTTCTCCGTGACGGTGTGGGCCTCGGTGATGCGTTCGCTGGACAGCGCCCCGGAGGTCGGTTCGCGCGTGGTGGCCCGGGTGAAACCGAGCTTCTATGCCAAGACCGGGCGGCTGTCGCTGAACGCCTACGACCTGCGCCCGGTGGGCCTGGGTGACCTGCTGGCGCGCCTCGAGCGGCTGCGCCGCGCACTCTTCGACGAGGGGCTCTTTGACGCATCACGCAAGAAGCCGCTGCCGCTGCTGCCCAACCGGATCGGGTTGATCACCGGGCGCGATTCGGATGCCGAAAAGGACGTGATCCGCAATGCGTCGCTGCGCTGGCCGGCCGTCCGCTTCGACATCCGCAACACCGCCGTGCAGGGCGTGAACGCCGTCGGCGAGGTCATGGCCGCGCTGCGCGACCTGGATGCAAACCCGGAGATCGACGTGATCATCATCGCCCGCGGCGGCGGGGCCCTCGAGGACCTGCTGCCCTTCAGCTCCGAGGAACTGGTGCGGGCCGTCGCGGCCTGCACCACCCCGGTGGTTTCGGCCATCGGGCACGAGGCGGACCGGCCCATCCTCGACGACGTGGCCGACCTGCGCGCCTCCACCCCGACCGATGCGGCCAAGCGCGTGGTGCCGGACCTTCTCGAGGAGCTGAACGGGATCGCCCAGGCGCGGCACCGGCTGGATCGGGCCGTGCGGCAGAACCTGGAGCGCGAATCCCAGCGCATCGCCTCGCTGCGGGCCCGCCCGGTGCTGGCCAACCCGCACTTCATGGTGCAGGTGCGCCGCGAGGACCTGGCCCGGCTGTCCCAGCGCAGCACCTACTCGATGCGCGGCTCGCTGGCCCGCGGGCAGGACGCGATAGCGCACCTGCGCGCCCAGGTCCGCGCGCTCTCCCCCCAGCAGACACTCGACCGCGGGTACTCGGTGCTGCAGCTTGCCGACGGGCAGGTGGTCCGCGCCGCCGACCAGGCCCCCGAGGGAACCGACGTTTCGGTGCGCCTGGCCCGCGGCCGGCTCACCGCCACCATTACGACCAGCCAGTTACCAGACGAAGGAATCACAGCATGAGCGCCGAAGCGAAGCACCCCGATGTTGCGCAGCTAAGTTACGAGCAGGCCCGCGAGGAGCTGGTGGCCGTGGTGGCCCAGCTCGAGGCCGGCGCCGCGACCCTTGAGCAGTCGCTGGGCCTGTGGGAGCGCGGCGAGGCCCTGGCCGCCCGCTGCGAGGCCTGGCTGCAGGGCGCCTCGCAGCGCTTGGACGCCGCCCGCGGGCAGCAGGAATCCCCCGACTCGGGCGAATAGCGCCCCGCACAGCACAGCAACCCAACAGCCCGTCAGCATCGACTTTTGGCCGACGCTGGCGGGCTGCTTGCTGCCCGGGATGATCGGCGCTCAGGAGTTCTGCAGGCGCGCCAGCTGTTCGGCAACGTCGAAGGCCGCCGGGGGCCACTGCGGGTCGATTTCCTCCAGCGCCTCGCGCAGCAGCGACGCGACGGCCAGGCGCGCGTACCACTTCCTGTTCGCGGGGATCACGTGCCATGGGGCCGCCTCCGTGTTGGTGCGGTTGATGGCCACCTCGTAGGCGTTCATGTAGTCGTCCCACAACAGGCGCTCGTCGATGTCCCCGGGGTTGAACTTCCAGTACTTGTCCGGGCGCTCGAGGCGTTCTGCCAGCCGGGAGCGCTGCTCGTCCTTGGAGATGTGCATCATCACCTTGATGACCTTGGTGTCCGCGGCGACCAGCCGGGCCTCGAACTCGTTGATGGCGGCGTAGCGGCGCTCCAGCTCGGCCTCGTCGGCATATCCGCGGACCTTGTGGATCAACACGTCCTCGTAGTGCGACCGGTCGAACACCCCGATGTGGCCGGCGCCCGGCAGCTCCTTCTCGATGCGCCAGAGGAAGTCGTGGGCGCGCTCCTCCTCGGTGGGCGCCTTGAACGCGTGGTGCTCGACGCCCTGCGGGTCGACCATGCCCACCACGTGGCGCACGATGCCGCCCTTGCCGGCGGTGTCCATGGCCTGCAGGATGAGCAGGACCTTGGGCGTGGCGCCGGAGCGCGAGGCGGCGAAGAGCCGCTCCTGCAGCTCGTCGAGCACCCGTCCGGTTTCCTTCAGGTCCGCGGCGGCGCTGAGCTTGTTGCCGGAGTAGCCGGGGGCCGACCGCGGATCAACGGCCCCCAGCCTGAAGTCCTTGGGCACACGCAGCAACCGGTGCGCCGGGGCGTCGAGGGGAACGGAACGTGCCAGGACTTGTTGCTTCTTGCTCATGGACACCGCTTTCGGTTCGGGGGCTGATGGAACGAGCGTACGGCAGGCGGCTTCGTTTCGGTCCACGTGGCGTGCGTGTTTATCGATTTCCGTGCCGTGGCGGGCGGCGCGCGGGATCGGTCCCGCCAGCTCATTGATACAGATTTGGCTGTACTATCAAGTCATGGAAACCACGACACACGCCGATGTGCTGACCCGGTTCGGGCACGCGCTCTCGGACCCGACCCGCACGGCCGTGCTGCTGGCACTGCGGGACTCCCCGTCCTACCCAAGTGACCTGGCGGAGCTGGTGGGCGTATCGCGCCAGAAGCTCTCGAACCACCTGGCCTGCCTGCGCGGCTGCGGGCTGGTCGTCGCGGTCCCGGAGGGCCGTCGCATCAGGTACGAGCTTTCCGATCCGATGCTCGCCCACGCGCTGACCGACCCGATGGGCGTCGTGCTTGCCGTCGATTCAGGCCACTGCGCCAACGCCGCCACCGAGGGGTGCTGCTGACATGGCAACGCAACGCCTGGGCGCCAACCCCGTCGGCAATGAACGACGGGCCATGCTGAACCGGCGGATCAGGTTCCTCGTCGCCGCAACGATTTTCTACAACGTCATCGAGGCCGTCGTGGCGATCACCGCGGGGAAGATCGCCTCATCCTCCGCGTTGGTGGGGTTCGGGCTGGATTCGGTCATCGAGGTGACCTCCGCCGCGGCCGTGGCCTGGCAGTTCAGCGCCAGGGACCCCGAGGCCCGCGAGAAGACCGCGCTGCGCATCATCGCCGTGTCCTTCTTTGCGCTGGCCGCCTTCGTCTCCGTCGATGCCGTCCGTTCGCTGCTCGGCGGCGCGCAGGCCGATCATTCGGTGCCGGGAATCGTGCTGGCTGCGCTCTCGCTGGCGATCATGCCGGTGCTCTCCTACCTGCAGCGGCGTGCCGGGCGAGAGCTGGGCTCCCGCTCGGCCGTCGCCGATTCCAAGCAGACGCTGCTGTGCACCTACCTCTCCGCGGTGCTGCTGGTCGGCTTGGTGCTCAACGCCTGGCTCGGCTGGGCCTGGGCCGACCCGGTGGCCGCGTTGGTGATCGCCGCCGTGGCGCTCAAGGAGGGGCGCGACGCCTGGAAGGGCGATGCCTGCTGCGCACCGAATCCCGGGGCGTTCCGGGACGAGGCACCGGGAAACCCCGGTCCGGCCGGCCGCGAAAAACCGGCCGATGCGGGTTGCGCCTGCTGCACCCCGCCCGCCGACCGCCCAACCCCGCCGGCGCGAGGCTAGCCGCGGCTGGCATGCAAAACGCCGGGTGCCCCGCCACCGGGAAATCGTGGCAGGGGCACCCGGCGTTTGCGCCGGTATTGGTGCCGGTATTGGTGCCGGTGAAGGCTAGACCGAGACCTTGCCCTCGCGCAGGGTCTCCAGGAACTCGGCGATGCGGCCGACAGCGTCCCGGATGTCGCGCACCGCGGGCAGGGTGACCAAGCGGAAGTGGTCCGGGGCGATCCAGTTGAACGCGGTGCCGTGGGAGATCAGCATCTTCTGCTGCTTGAGCAGTTCCAGGGCAAAGGCCTCGTCGCTGCGGATCGGGTAGACCTCGGGATCCAGCCTCGGGAACAAGTACAGCGCACCCTTGGCCTGCTGCACCGAGACGCCGGGGATGTCGTTGAGCAGCGCGAAGGCGGTGTCGCGCTGTTCCTTCAGGCGCCCGCCGGGCAGGATCAGGTCGTTGATCGACTGGTATCCGCCCAACGCAGTCTGGATGGCGTGCTGGCCCGGTACGTTCGCGCACAGGCGCATGTTGGTGAGCAGGTTGATGCCCTCGATGTAGTCCCCGGCCAGGTGCTTGGGGCCGGAGATGGCCATCCAGCCGGAACGGAAACCGCAGACCCGGTAGGCCTTGGACAGGCCGGAGAAGGTCAGGATCAGCACGTCGTCGCACAGCGCGGCGGTGTTGATGTGGGTTTCCTCGTCGTAGAGGATCTTCTCGTAGATCTCGTCGGAGAACACCACCAGGTTGTGCTTGCGGGCCAGCTCCAGGATGCCCTCGAGGGTTTCCTTCGGGTAGACCGCGCCCGTGGGGTTGTTCGGGTTGATGATCACCACGCCCTTGGTGCGGGCGGTGATCTTCGATTCCATGTCCTCGAGGTCCGGCAGCCAGCCCTCTTCCTCGACGTTCAGGTAGTGCACGGGGGTGCCGCCGGCCAGCGAGACCGATGCCGTCCACAGCGGGTAGTCCGGGGCAGGGATCAGCACCTCGTCGCCGTTGTTCAGCAGCGCGTTCAAGGACAGCGTGATCAGCTCCGAGACGCCGTTGCCCAGGTAGATGTCATCGACGCTGATGGATTGGATGCCGCGGGTTTGGTAGTACTGCGAGACCGCGGTGCGGGCGGAGAAGATGCCGCGGGAGTCCGAATACCCCTGGGCCTGGGGCAGGTTGCGCATCATGTCCACGAGGATCGCGTCGGGTGCCTCGAACCCAAAGGGCGCGGGGTTGCCGATGTTCAGCTTCAGGATCCGATGCCCCTCGGCCTCCATGCGCTGGGCGTGTTCGAGCAGCGGTCCACGGATGTCGTAGAGGACGTTGTGGAGCTTGGTCGACTGCTTGAATTCTGGCATTCTCTTACTTTCTCATAGGGGCCGCACCGAGTTGGTGAATGTGATCAACCCAACGCGGACGGGGCGACACAGTTGTGAAATGTTTGCCACTCAGGGCTTGGCTACCAGGGACTTTTCCCGCAGCCAGTCGATTGCAACCTTCTCCGGGCCGAGCGCGTCGCGGCCCGTGACCGCGCGGTTCAGCGCGATGAGGTCTTCCTGCTTCAGCGCCGCGCTGACCTTGTTGATCGCGTCGATGGCGTCCTGCCCGAGCTGTCTGGTGGTGGTCAGGGGGGTCAGCGTCTGCGGTTCGAACAGCGCTTGGGCGTCCTGCACGACCACCAGGCCGTTGTCTGGGATGCCCGCGTTGTCCGACGTCGTCGCCAGGACCTCGACCTGGCCGGTGATGAGCGGCCCCACCGTTGATTCGTCCTGCGGCACCACCGGAACCATGCGGTGCGGCGTACACGAGTAGATCCCTTCCAGCCGCGGAAGCAGGTCGGCGGACAGCGACTTGGGGACACCGAAGTCCAGGTCGGGGCACAACGCCGGCAGCTGTGCGAGCGTTGCGAGGTTCTTGCCGGCACTGGTCGCAGCGGTGACGACCAGGGTGCCGGTGCGGGCGGCCGCGGCCGAATCCAGCAGCGCGTACTCGCCGAGGTCCAGCCCGTGCAGGCGCTTGAGTGTCTGTTCCGCGCTCGGCGGCAGCGCCGTGCCGGGGGCCGGGGTCGACGGCTTTCCGGAGCCCGTCGCCGGCGCGGAGCCCGGCACCGGCGCGGAGCCCGCGGGGGCTTCCTTGTCCAGCGCCGCCAGCAAGTCGCCGGATCCGGCGATGACCACGTCCGCCTTGCCGTCGAGGACCTCGGCGACGGGGTCGGCCACAGGTTCGCCAACCTTGGCATCGATCCCCGCGGCTTCCAGCATTCCGACGTAGACGTTGGCCAGGGTCGTGGACGTGGCGTCGGCGGTGTGGGCAAAAACCAGCTCGCGTTCGGTGGCGCTCTGCGAGGCTTGCACCTGCGGCTTGGGGGTGCAGGCGCTCAGCAGCAGGGCCCCGCAGGCCAGGCCGGCCACCAGGACGCGGCGCTTGGTCTTGGGCGTGGATCCGCCCGGTGTCATTTGGTGTCTTTCAGGCTGTTGGCGCGGTAGAGCGCGATTGCGGCATCGACCCGGTCGGTGCGGTTCAACGACTCGACGGCATCGAGCGGGAACCACGCGGCTTGGCTGGTTGTCCCGTCGGTTTCAAAACGCAGCTCGCCGCCCGTGACGCTGGCCGTGTAGACGACGGCAACCGTCTGCATCGGCAGGGCGGCGGCGCCAAAGCGCTTGTGGGCGGGGATCAACCCGGAATCGACACCCAGCAGGTCGTTGATCTGCACCGTGTACCCGGTTTCCTCCTCGACCTCGCGCACGGCCCCGGATTCGATGCTCTCGCCAAGCTCCACTCCCCCGCCGGGCAACGTCCAGCGCGGCACGAAGTCGACCTGGCGGGCGCGCATGTCCCACAGGGCCAGCAGGATTTTTTCGTCGCGAACCACTACACAATAGGCGGCTAGCCGGGTCTCGAAGTCTCGAAGCCCGGTGTTTGGCGGGTTAGTCATGAAACCAGTTTATGGCGTGGGCCGGGCCGCCCTGCCTGCCGCAGTCCCAAAGGCTGCGCAACTGTGATGGAATATCTGCATGGCATTCTCTACTTCCCCGCAACTTCCGGCCGAACTTGACGCTGTTGACCGTCGGATCATTCAGGAACTGGTCAACGACGCGCGCATCAGCAACGCCATGCTGGCCCAGCGCACGGGCATCGCCCCGTCAACGGCCCTGCTGCGCACCCGTTCGCTGGTGGAGCGCGGGGTGCTGACCGGGTACCACGCGGAGGTGAGCCTGCCGGCGGTGGGCCGCAGCGTCCAGGCGCTGATCTCGGTGCGCCTGCGCGTGCATGACCGCGTGCAGATCGACCGTTTCACCGAGAAGATGCCGCAGCTGCCCGAGGTGCTCTCGATGTTCCACGTCTCGGGTGCCACCGACTACCTGCTGCACATCGCCGTCAGCTCCACCGAGGCGTTGCGCGATTGGGTGCTGGACAACCTGGCCACCGACGAATCCGTCGGGCACACCGAGACCACCCTGGTGTTCGGCCACCACAAGGGGCACGGCGGGCCGGTTCCGGAGGAACCCCTGGGCTAACCCGCCCCGCCGGAGCCGCCCAGGCCGCTGCGATCGGCCCTGTCCACCAGTTCCTCGGCCACCCGAAGCCGGGCCTCGGCCGCCGGGATCCAGGCATCGGAGCCCGCAACGCGCGCACCCGCCACCAGGGTCAGCGCCACG
It contains:
- a CDS encoding DUF3090 domain-containing protein; translation: MPTRVHEFIWPDRVVVGTLGLPGARTFYLQVRAGTQIVSIAMEKQQSALLAEMIDEILDQLIALEGNPFSVPTGTPRELVDNDQLEAVQEQFRTGSMSLGWDPTTAQVVIEAYPITDIAADDDVESVDEIDPTATEMLLVKMPVGSARAFAKRTREVVGAGRPMCPLCGYPIDADGHTCTVPEV
- a CDS encoding SCO1664 family protein, translated to MPAPDLVCAELTLTGRITTASNATFLGSIDDVVVVYKPIAGEHPLWDFPNGTLAHRELAAYLVSQVLGWNVVPHTWLRDGPLGEGMVQLWQEQDPTQNAVDLVATDDVPETGWKHVLEGQDENGRTVNLIHEDSPALRHMAVFDAIVNNADRKGNHILAMTDGHRYGVDHGLTFHNDNKLRTVLWGWLGDALTAEEEEGIDRVNEGLHGQLGRNLAGLLSAEEIASLAARCSRLRLAGRFPAPSGEMPAVPWPLF
- the xseA gene encoding exodeoxyribonuclease VII large subunit, whose amino-acid sequence is MEQAQEGQGSLPRTAAATSPENPWPLRVLSEKLKAHIENSPESWVEGQLLEANVRNGHAYLVMRDVDVDYSFSVTVWASVMRSLDSAPEVGSRVVARVKPSFYAKTGRLSLNAYDLRPVGLGDLLARLERLRRALFDEGLFDASRKKPLPLLPNRIGLITGRDSDAEKDVIRNASLRWPAVRFDIRNTAVQGVNAVGEVMAALRDLDANPEIDVIIIARGGGALEDLLPFSSEELVRAVAACTTPVVSAIGHEADRPILDDVADLRASTPTDAAKRVVPDLLEELNGIAQARHRLDRAVRQNLERESQRIASLRARPVLANPHFMVQVRREDLARLSQRSTYSMRGSLARGQDAIAHLRAQVRALSPQQTLDRGYSVLQLADGQVVRAADQAPEGTDVSVRLARGRLTATITTSQLPDEGITA
- the ychF gene encoding redox-regulated ATPase YchF, which translates into the protein MALTIGIVGLPNVGKSTMFNALTRAQVLAANYPFATIEPNVGVVPLPDARLKVLAGIFGSERILPATVSFVDIAGIVKGASEGEGLGNKFLANIREAEAICQVTRAFSDPDVIHVDGKIDPASDIETIATELILADLQTIENQLPRLEKELRTKKVEASFIELVKAAQKVLEEGNTLYASGKAAGIDIEELAPLQLMTTKPFIYVFNTDEEGLANTAMQEELSALVAPAEAIFLDAQFESELSELTEEEAEEMLEDAGYTESGLDKLARVGFDTLGLQTYLTAGPKETRAWTIHKGWTAPQAAGVIHTDFQRGFIKAEVVAFDDLVDAGSMSAAKAAGKARIEGKEYIMKDGDVVEFRFNV
- a CDS encoding 4-hydroxy-3-methylbut-2-enyl diphosphate reductase, which codes for MATSSTAPVSLPMPVIPRTRRTPAEIAAAAPVTGERKVYLAAPRGYCAGVDRAVIAVEKALEHYGAPVYVRKQIVHNLHVVSTLEARGAIFVEENEEVPEGALVVFSAHGVSPAVVKSAADRGLRTIDATCPLVTKVHKEAVRFAREDYEILLVGHEGHEEVEGTYGEAPEVTTIVNNPEEADTVQVKNPDKLIWLSQTTLSVDETMETVRRLRARFPNLQDPPSDDICYATTNRQAAIKAIAPQAELVIVVGSSNSSNSVRLVEVALEYGASAAYRVDYASEVDESWFEGVSSVGVTSGASVPEVLVRDVLSLLAEYGFANVEEVTTAEEDILFSLPKEIRAKLKEAGDDSRGLGGRIVKSDISS
- a CDS encoding ArsR/SmtB family transcription factor, which produces METTTHADVLTRFGHALSDPTRTAVLLALRDSPSYPSDLAELVGVSRQKLSNHLACLRGCGLVVAVPEGRRIRYELSDPMLAHALTDPMGVVLAVDSGHCANAATEGCC
- a CDS encoding cation transporter codes for the protein MATQRLGANPVGNERRAMLNRRIRFLVAATIFYNVIEAVVAITAGKIASSSALVGFGLDSVIEVTSAAAVAWQFSARDPEAREKTALRIIAVSFFALAAFVSVDAVRSLLGGAQADHSVPGIVLAALSLAIMPVLSYLQRRAGRELGSRSAVADSKQTLLCTYLSAVLLVGLVLNAWLGWAWADPVAALVIAAVALKEGRDAWKGDACCAPNPGAFRDEAPGNPGPAGREKPADAGCACCTPPADRPTPPARG
- a CDS encoding pyridoxal phosphate-dependent aminotransferase, producing MPEFKQSTKLHNVLYDIRGPLLEHAQRMEAEGHRILKLNIGNPAPFGFEAPDAILVDMMRNLPQAQGYSDSRGIFSARTAVSQYYQTRGIQSISVDDIYLGNGVSELITLSLNALLNNGDEVLIPAPDYPLWTASVSLAGGTPVHYLNVEEEGWLPDLEDMESKITARTKGVVIINPNNPTGAVYPKETLEGILELARKHNLVVFSDEIYEKILYDEETHINTAALCDDVLILTFSGLSKAYRVCGFRSGWMAISGPKHLAGDYIEGINLLTNMRLCANVPGQHAIQTALGGYQSINDLILPGGRLKEQRDTAFALLNDIPGVSVQQAKGALYLFPRLDPEVYPIRSDEAFALELLKQQKMLISHGTAFNWIAPDHFRLVTLPAVRDIRDAVGRIAEFLETLREGKVSV
- a CDS encoding PPK2 family polyphosphate kinase; translated protein: MSKKQQVLARSVPLDAPAHRLLRVPKDFRLGAVDPRSAPGYSGNKLSAAADLKETGRVLDELQERLFAASRSGATPKVLLILQAMDTAGKGGIVRHVVGMVDPQGVEHHAFKAPTEEERAHDFLWRIEKELPGAGHIGVFDRSHYEDVLIHKVRGYADEAELERRYAAINEFEARLVAADTKVIKVMMHISKDEQRSRLAERLERPDKYWKFNPGDIDERLLWDDYMNAYEVAINRTNTEAAPWHVIPANRKWYARLAVASLLREALEEIDPQWPPAAFDVAEQLARLQNS
- a CDS encoding exodeoxyribonuclease VII small subunit; translation: MSAEAKHPDVAQLSYEQAREELVAVVAQLEAGAATLEQSLGLWERGEALAARCEAWLQGASQRLDAARGQQESPDSGE